A region from the Methanofollis liminatans DSM 4140 genome encodes:
- a CDS encoding ATP-binding protein, giving the protein MKRKIIEIDEEKCTGCGLCIPDCPEGALQVIEGKARLVSDLFCDGLGACIGTCPEGAIRVVEREAGPYDERAVMAKIVPQGEAVIRAHLEHLLGHGEEELYRQAVGYLTEHAVPVPSHSTPGAPAACPGSAVRTLPDTAPQDRGTMASELRQWPIQLSLVNPAASYFDDADLLVSGDCVPFAYAGFHRDFLRGRVLLLFCPKLDADIEGYVAKLAEIFSRHTIRSVTVLHMEVPCCGGVRHVVDRALQRSGKAVPVEDRTIMITGRVAAEGEVTHRGCRG; this is encoded by the coding sequence GTGAAGAGAAAGATCATCGAGATCGACGAGGAGAAGTGCACCGGGTGCGGGCTCTGCATCCCTGACTGCCCCGAAGGGGCGCTCCAGGTCATCGAGGGGAAGGCGCGGCTGGTGAGCGACCTCTTCTGCGACGGCCTCGGCGCCTGCATCGGGACCTGCCCTGAGGGAGCGATCCGCGTCGTCGAGCGGGAGGCCGGCCCGTACGACGAGCGGGCCGTGATGGCGAAGATCGTCCCGCAGGGCGAGGCGGTGATCCGGGCGCACCTGGAGCACCTCCTCGGCCACGGGGAGGAAGAACTCTACCGCCAGGCGGTCGGCTACCTGACCGAACACGCCGTCCCGGTCCCCTCGCACAGCACCCCCGGCGCCCCGGCGGCCTGTCCGGGGTCTGCGGTGCGGACCCTCCCTGACACGGCCCCACAGGACCGCGGGACGATGGCGTCGGAACTGCGGCAATGGCCGATCCAGCTCTCCCTCGTCAACCCCGCGGCCTCGTACTTCGACGACGCCGACCTCCTTGTCTCCGGCGACTGCGTCCCCTTTGCCTATGCCGGTTTCCACCGGGACTTCCTGCGGGGCAGGGTCCTGCTCCTCTTCTGCCCGAAGCTGGACGCTGATATCGAGGGTTACGTCGCAAAACTCGCCGAGATCTTCTCGCGGCACACGATCCGCTCGGTGACCGTCCTGCACATGGAGGTGCCCTGCTGCGGCGGGGTGCGCCATGTCGTGGACCGGGCCCTGCAGCGCTCGGGGAAAGCGGTCCCGGTCGAGGACCGGACGATCATGATCACCGGGCGGGTTGCGGCCGAGGGAGAGGTGACCCACCGGGGATGCCGGGGATGA
- a CDS encoding catalase: MENKNKLTTAAGAPVGDNQNAMTAGPRGPMLLQDVWYMEKLAHFDREVIPERRMHAKGSGAFGTFTVTHDITRYTKAKVFSDIGKKTDVFVRFSTVAGERGAADAERDIRGFAMKFYTEEGNWDLVGNNTPVFFLRDPHKFPDLNRAVKRDPRTNMRSPTNNWDFWTSLPEALHQVTITMSDRGIPLSYRHMHGFSSHAYSMVNAGNERVWVKFHLHTQQGIKNLTDQEAAEIVAKDRESNQRDLMESIDRGDFPRWTMFIQVMTQEQAKAMPYNPFDLTKVWYKGEYPLIEVGVLELNRNPDNYFQDVEQAAFNPAAAVPGIGFSPDKMLQGRLFSYGDAQRYRLGVNHHQIPVNRPRCYANPSHRDGQMRVDGNAGSTVGYEPNSFGAWQEQPGYREPFLELSGDGGAWNFREDDADYYTQPGKLFRLMSPEQQQVLCENTARAMEGVPEFIKIRHINNCMQADPAYGKGVADALGIPMDRVE; the protein is encoded by the coding sequence ATGGAAAACAAGAATAAACTGACAACGGCCGCCGGCGCACCGGTGGGGGACAACCAGAACGCCATGACGGCCGGGCCCCGCGGCCCGATGCTGCTGCAGGACGTCTGGTACATGGAGAAACTCGCCCACTTCGACCGCGAAGTGATCCCGGAACGGCGCATGCACGCCAAGGGGTCGGGCGCCTTCGGGACGTTCACCGTCACCCACGACATCACCCGGTACACAAAGGCAAAGGTCTTCTCGGATATCGGGAAGAAGACCGATGTATTCGTCCGCTTCTCGACCGTGGCCGGGGAGCGCGGCGCCGCCGACGCAGAGCGCGATATCCGCGGCTTTGCGATGAAGTTTTACACCGAGGAGGGGAACTGGGACCTGGTCGGGAACAACACCCCGGTCTTCTTCCTCCGCGACCCCCACAAGTTCCCTGACCTCAACCGGGCGGTCAAGCGCGACCCCAGGACCAACATGCGTTCGCCCACGAACAACTGGGATTTCTGGACCTCCCTGCCCGAGGCGCTCCACCAGGTGACGATCACCATGAGCGACCGCGGCATCCCCCTCTCCTACCGCCACATGCACGGTTTTAGCAGCCACGCGTACAGCATGGTCAACGCCGGGAACGAGCGTGTCTGGGTGAAGTTCCACCTGCACACCCAGCAGGGGATCAAGAACCTCACCGACCAGGAGGCGGCGGAGATCGTCGCAAAGGACCGCGAGAGCAACCAGCGCGACCTGATGGAGAGCATCGACCGGGGCGACTTCCCGCGCTGGACGATGTTTATCCAGGTGATGACCCAGGAGCAGGCGAAGGCGATGCCGTACAACCCCTTCGACCTGACCAAGGTCTGGTACAAGGGGGAATATCCCCTGATCGAGGTCGGCGTCCTCGAACTGAACCGGAACCCGGACAACTATTTCCAGGACGTGGAGCAGGCGGCGTTCAACCCGGCCGCGGCGGTGCCGGGGATCGGGTTCTCGCCGGATAAGATGCTGCAGGGGCGCCTCTTCTCCTACGGCGACGCACAGCGCTACCGCCTGGGGGTCAACCACCACCAGATCCCGGTCAACCGCCCGAGGTGTTATGCAAACCCCTCGCACCGCGACGGCCAGATGCGGGTGGACGGCAATGCCGGGTCCACCGTGGGCTATGAGCCGAACAGCTTCGGGGCGTGGCAGGAGCAGCCCGGGTATCGGGAGCCGTTCCTGGAGCTCTCGGGCGACGGGGGCGCCTGGAACTTCCGCGAGGACGATGCAGATTATTACACCCAGCCCGGCAAACTCTTCCGCCTGATGAGCCCTGAGCAGCAGCAGGTGCTCTGCGAGAACACGGCGCGGGCGATGGAGGGTGTGCCCGAGTTCATCAAGATCCGGCATATCAACAACTGCATGCAGGCCGATCCGGCCTATGGAAAGGGCGTGGCAGACGCCCTGGGGATCCCGATGGACCGGGTGGAGTGA
- a CDS encoding Ig-like domain-containing protein, which translates to MIPPKIGLLLIGLLLFCTAAAASEPPRITVTAGTGWLVAGGAESAAITAVVTDGAGIPMKNINVLFSCDPAMGSIKNTGMTTDAEGKAKTFFKPGTKSGTAAITATVKEASASCSLEIDHATPYRIASLDYESEITAGSTTSITIRLEDRYRNPVDSRKTAETARFLVGSPTGSAGIHDGSAYTSDATIEVNATGYLTAPFQADLKSGTNIIYADFPGAVADHYILITGLANAVPASIDCAVTPDLWVPADGASRFSLVYTLKDLHGNPAGGRSLTIAALPGEDRTVTTNSNGLATITYGPRDTTGTVTITATAVDDQNVTCSTTLSFTSTDPVEMILTAGPQSMPSLDVKPDQTAAVRAKVMDIKGNPVPGETVAFTVQEIDTTGYAATAAPSLLAAEAATDADGYATVYFRPGAFTLDKNHPDYSPTATGTCTVTAAWEGVTRSIPLTWKNYPYLSISTTVDPETLEINGSVNVTVTLKGDGWALQPDPIDVVLVIDRSGSMGGTDISPTRLAAAKTAAIDFIEQMNLENDRVGLVSFSWSAAIDQDLTGNEASIVSAINALKPDGGTNMRRAFYEAIRMLKTTGRNDAVKAVVLMSDGDWNLHGSPLAIGPGYPDNDPYLSSHHKAYPETFAGYPWSGYVGTYDFSAEKYEWYHDLPEPRGTAAVSATWYREYPYNAEFAGTICTDGRFTNQNMSVYANSGADDEKVRVYTIGFVSNLDPRVEEDLTTLSRSTGATYTWAKNTAELQTIYRRIAGELKTEAGVDTTMDLSFQDIEVNDTPEPGREVFAYRHIEGISTRITSWIDNETGHHVIVQPHTEDQTADWEDDQVLHFKIDTVRLHQTWTATYTLKTLMSGNINIFGPGSVISFNGGSDNLELPDTFITVVPDLNITGLDAAALEVRDLQRVGSGPVTDFLQVGWTINYTGSDTAGQHLYYADDGGRTWNHFHTMPQVSAGERTQAAALDIRALPAGYYTIRVHAQAPDAPDAIAELPAPIPVGIIETAKIRIE; encoded by the coding sequence ATGATACCCCCGAAAATAGGGCTCCTCCTCATCGGCCTGCTGCTGTTCTGCACCGCGGCGGCGGCTTCCGAGCCCCCCAGGATCACCGTGACCGCCGGCACAGGCTGGCTGGTCGCAGGCGGTGCAGAGAGTGCCGCCATCACGGCCGTGGTCACCGACGGCGCCGGCATCCCCATGAAAAACATAAACGTCCTCTTCTCCTGCGACCCGGCGATGGGCTCGATAAAAAATACAGGGATGACCACAGATGCCGAAGGAAAAGCAAAAACCTTCTTCAAACCCGGAACAAAGAGCGGGACGGCCGCGATCACCGCCACCGTCAAAGAGGCCTCGGCCTCGTGCTCCCTGGAGATCGACCACGCCACCCCGTACCGGATCGCCTCCCTCGACTACGAGAGCGAGATCACCGCGGGGTCCACCACCTCCATAACCATCCGACTGGAAGACCGGTACAGAAACCCGGTCGACTCCCGTAAGACGGCGGAGACCGCCCGCTTCCTCGTCGGCTCCCCGACCGGGTCAGCCGGCATCCATGACGGAAGCGCATACACAAGCGATGCCACAATCGAGGTGAACGCCACCGGTTACCTGACCGCACCCTTCCAGGCCGACCTGAAGAGCGGCACGAACATCATCTACGCCGACTTCCCCGGCGCCGTCGCCGACCACTACATCCTGATAACAGGGCTCGCAAACGCCGTCCCCGCCTCGATCGACTGTGCGGTCACCCCCGACCTCTGGGTGCCGGCCGACGGCGCGAGCAGGTTCTCCCTCGTCTACACCCTGAAAGACCTCCACGGCAACCCGGCCGGAGGGCGGTCCCTGACGATCGCCGCCCTGCCCGGCGAGGACCGGACGGTCACCACGAACTCAAACGGTCTGGCCACAATCACCTACGGCCCCAGGGACACCACCGGCACGGTCACGATCACGGCAACCGCGGTCGATGACCAGAACGTCACCTGCTCGACGACCCTCTCCTTCACCAGCACCGACCCGGTGGAGATGATCCTCACCGCAGGCCCGCAGTCCATGCCGAGCCTGGACGTAAAACCCGACCAGACCGCCGCCGTAAGGGCGAAGGTGATGGACATCAAGGGCAACCCGGTGCCGGGCGAGACGGTCGCCTTCACGGTCCAGGAGATCGACACCACAGGGTATGCCGCCACCGCCGCCCCCTCGCTCCTCGCCGCAGAGGCTGCGACCGACGCCGACGGCTATGCCACGGTCTATTTCAGGCCGGGCGCCTTCACCCTGGATAAAAACCATCCGGACTACAGCCCGACGGCCACCGGCACCTGCACCGTGACCGCCGCCTGGGAGGGCGTCACCCGCTCCATCCCGCTCACCTGGAAGAACTACCCGTACCTCTCCATCTCGACCACCGTCGATCCCGAGACCCTCGAAATAAACGGCAGCGTCAACGTGACCGTCACCCTCAAGGGCGACGGCTGGGCGCTCCAGCCCGACCCGATCGACGTGGTGCTCGTCATCGACCGGTCAGGGAGCATGGGGGGCACGGACATCAGCCCGACCCGACTTGCCGCCGCAAAAACAGCGGCAATCGACTTCATCGAACAGATGAACCTTGAGAACGACAGGGTCGGGCTGGTTTCCTTCTCATGGAGCGCTGCAATCGACCAGGACCTGACCGGAAATGAGGCCAGCATCGTTTCGGCGATCAACGCCCTGAAACCTGATGGCGGGACCAACATGAGAAGGGCGTTTTATGAAGCGATCCGGATGCTCAAGACAACAGGCAGAAACGATGCAGTCAAAGCGGTGGTACTAATGTCTGATGGGGACTGGAACCTCCACGGCTCCCCCCTCGCCATCGGGCCCGGATACCCGGACAATGATCCCTATCTCTCATCCCACCACAAGGCATACCCCGAGACATTTGCCGGCTATCCATGGAGCGGCTATGTCGGAACATACGACTTCAGCGCGGAAAAGTACGAGTGGTACCACGACCTCCCCGAGCCCAGGGGGACCGCGGCGGTGAGTGCGACATGGTACCGGGAATACCCCTATAATGCCGAGTTCGCAGGCACCATCTGTACAGACGGCCGGTTCACCAACCAGAACATGTCGGTCTATGCGAACAGCGGTGCAGACGACGAAAAGGTCAGGGTGTACACCATCGGCTTTGTCTCAAATCTCGATCCGCGTGTCGAAGAGGACCTCACAACCCTCTCGAGATCCACGGGTGCGACCTATACCTGGGCAAAAAACACCGCGGAACTCCAGACGATCTACCGGCGGATCGCCGGCGAACTCAAGACCGAGGCCGGCGTGGACACCACGATGGACCTGAGTTTCCAGGACATTGAGGTGAACGACACGCCAGAACCTGGCAGAGAGGTCTTCGCCTACCGGCACATCGAGGGCATCTCGACCAGGATCACCAGCTGGATCGACAACGAGACCGGACACCATGTGATCGTCCAGCCCCACACCGAGGATCAGACCGCCGACTGGGAGGACGATCAGGTCCTCCACTTCAAGATCGACACGGTCAGGCTGCACCAGACCTGGACGGCGACCTACACCCTCAAAACCCTCATGAGCGGGAATATCAACATCTTCGGGCCGGGTTCGGTCATCTCGTTCAACGGCGGTTCCGACAACCTCGAACTGCCCGACACCTTCATCACGGTCGTCCCTGACCTGAACATCACCGGCCTTGACGCCGCCGCCCTGGAGGTCAGGGACCTTCAGCGGGTCGGCTCCGGACCGGTCACCGACTTTCTGCAGGTGGGGTGGACGATCAATTACACCGGCAGCGATACCGCCGGGCAGCACCTCTATTATGCGGATGACGGCGGCCGGACCTGGAACCACTTCCACACCATGCCACAGGTATCCGCAGGAGAGAGAACACAGGCGGCCGCCCTGGACATAAGGGCGCTGCCCGCCGGTTACTACACGATCCGGGTCCACGCGCAGGCGCCTGACGCCCCCGACGCCATCGCAGAACTCCCGGCCCCGATCCCGGTCGGGATCATAGAGACGGCAAAGATCAGGATCGAATAA
- the ahbB gene encoding siroheme decarboxylase subunit beta: MDQTDLALLAELEQGIPAVEEPFAAIGQRIGISGEEVLERVQRLRDDGVIRKIRARINQRLVGITANALVAWRVPAGGEERAIAYFSSSPGISHCYHRRPVPGRWEYTLYTVHHGRSRTAVLAAVEEAGRASGCTDPCVLFSTEEFKRVPNVRIGENRGDLP, translated from the coding sequence GTGGACCAGACTGACCTCGCCCTCCTCGCCGAGCTGGAGCAGGGCATCCCCGCGGTCGAAGAACCCTTCGCCGCGATCGGGCAGAGGATCGGCATCTCCGGTGAAGAGGTGCTGGAGCGGGTGCAGCGCCTCAGGGACGACGGCGTGATCAGGAAGATCCGGGCCAGGATCAACCAGCGGCTCGTCGGGATCACGGCAAACGCCCTGGTGGCCTGGCGGGTGCCCGCGGGCGGGGAGGAGCGGGCAATCGCCTATTTCTCGTCCTCACCCGGTATCTCCCACTGCTACCACCGCCGCCCGGTGCCAGGGCGATGGGAGTACACCCTCTACACCGTCCACCACGGCCGCAGCCGAACCGCGGTGCTCGCCGCCGTCGAAGAGGCGGGGCGGGCGTCCGGCTGCACCGACCCCTGCGTCCTCTTCAGCACCGAGGAGTTCAAACGGGTCCCGAACGTGCGTATCGGCGAGAACAGAGGCGATCTACCATGA
- a CDS encoding radical SAM/SPASM domain-containing protein, which produces MNRLTQCIHGRGTISGVMRHQNRPLTEVPGKYLAFVQNYRPVVFWNLTDRCNLACAHCYSRSGPDCRKEAELSTAEALALIDDLAAAGVPLILFTGGEPLLREDLLDLAWAAADRGIRTALSTNGTLITADAARMIRECGIGYAGISLDAASPAIHDAFRNSRGAFDRALAGFALCREAGVRTGLRVTLTTENLGELAPLIDLAADLGASRFCLYWLVPTGRGGEAYERLQVGPEEVDDALTLLYHKAKTTDPGSMEFLTVDAPQDGVHLLRSLERDGSPDAADARTLLQSTNGGCSAGLRVANIDPQGNVYPCQFARFPEFLVGNIREKPFSRLWQETDNPVLSLFRARDLPISGPCGTCTYRTLCGGGCRVRAYAATGDPRASDPFCSVNQE; this is translated from the coding sequence ATGAACAGACTGACACAGTGCATACACGGACGCGGGACGATCAGCGGCGTCATGCGCCACCAGAACAGACCGCTCACCGAAGTGCCGGGAAAATACCTCGCCTTTGTGCAGAACTACCGCCCGGTCGTCTTCTGGAACCTCACCGACCGCTGCAACCTCGCCTGCGCCCACTGCTACAGCCGGTCGGGCCCGGACTGCCGGAAAGAGGCAGAACTCTCGACCGCCGAAGCCCTCGCCCTCATTGACGACCTTGCGGCGGCAGGCGTCCCCCTCATCCTCTTCACCGGCGGCGAACCCCTCCTCCGCGAGGACCTCCTCGACCTGGCGTGGGCGGCGGCAGACCGCGGGATCCGGACCGCCCTCAGCACGAACGGCACCCTGATCACCGCCGACGCCGCCCGGATGATCCGGGAGTGCGGGATCGGCTATGCCGGCATCTCCCTCGACGCTGCGAGCCCCGCGATCCACGACGCCTTCAGGAACAGCAGGGGGGCATTCGACCGGGCCCTGGCCGGGTTCGCCCTCTGCCGGGAGGCCGGCGTCCGGACCGGCCTGCGTGTCACCCTGACGACCGAGAACCTGGGAGAGCTTGCGCCCCTCATCGACCTTGCGGCAGACCTGGGCGCCTCCCGCTTCTGCCTCTACTGGCTCGTCCCCACCGGGCGAGGCGGCGAGGCCTACGAGCGCCTCCAGGTGGGGCCGGAGGAGGTGGACGACGCCCTCACCCTCCTCTACCATAAGGCGAAGACGACCGACCCCGGGTCCATGGAGTTCCTCACCGTCGACGCCCCCCAGGACGGCGTCCACCTCCTCAGGTCCCTGGAGCGTGACGGTTCCCCCGACGCCGCCGATGCCCGCACCCTCCTCCAGTCCACAAACGGCGGGTGCAGCGCCGGCCTCAGGGTGGCGAACATCGACCCGCAGGGCAACGTCTACCCCTGCCAGTTCGCCCGTTTCCCCGAATTCCTCGTCGGAAACATCAGGGAAAAACCGTTCTCACGCCTCTGGCAGGAGACCGACAACCCGGTCCTCTCCCTCTTCAGGGCCAGAGACCTCCCCATCTCCGGCCCCTGTGGGACCTGCACCTACCGCACCCTCTGCGGCGGCGGCTGCCGGGTGCGGGCCTATGCCGCCACCGGCGACCCTCGGGCCTCTGACCCCTTCTGTTCGGTCAACCAGGAGTGA
- a CDS encoding cupin domain-containing protein translates to MKKGFVADIETETVKNTNFRKVLYTGRFSQLVLMCLEPGEEIGEEVHDDVDQFFRFEEGEGSVVIDGVAHAVKDGNAVIVPNGALHNVINTSKTANLKLYTIYSPPEHQDGVVRRTRAEAMAQEEHFDGKTTE, encoded by the coding sequence ATGAAGAAAGGATTTGTCGCAGATATCGAGACCGAGACGGTAAAGAACACCAACTTCCGCAAAGTCCTCTATACCGGGCGGTTCAGCCAGCTCGTGCTGATGTGCCTTGAGCCCGGCGAGGAGATCGGCGAGGAGGTGCACGACGACGTCGACCAGTTCTTCCGGTTCGAGGAAGGCGAGGGGTCGGTCGTGATCGACGGCGTCGCGCACGCCGTTAAGGACGGCAACGCCGTGATCGTCCCGAACGGGGCGCTGCACAACGTCATAAACACCTCGAAGACCGCAAACCTCAAGCTTTACACAATCTACTCGCCGCCCGAGCACCAGGACGGCGTCGTCCGCCGGACCCGTGCGGAGGCCATGGCACAGGAAGAGCATTTCGACGGGAAGACGACCGAGTAG
- a CDS encoding type 1 glutamine amidotransferase family protein, with translation MPTLYLYILDTLSDWEAGHALGELHSGRYLKDPSLKYDVVLCGKSLDTITTMGGLKLTPGITIENIRAKKGDLLLLPGADTWLDPAHASIINMVDTLLEQEMVVAAICGATLGLANAGLLDNRPHTSNDPEVLKMFCPGYKGEQFYRTEPTVTDGNLITASGLAPVEFACSIFRKLDVMNPATLDAWYGLFTLRKPEFFYALMASLPSQ, from the coding sequence ATGCCGACACTCTATCTCTATATCCTTGATACGCTTTCCGACTGGGAAGCCGGCCACGCCCTTGGCGAACTCCATTCCGGGAGGTACCTCAAAGACCCGTCGCTGAAGTACGATGTCGTCCTGTGCGGAAAATCCCTGGACACGATAACGACGATGGGCGGATTGAAGTTGACACCGGGTATCACCATTGAGAATATCAGGGCCAAAAAAGGAGATCTCCTGCTCCTGCCCGGCGCAGACACCTGGCTTGATCCCGCCCATGCGTCGATTATCAATATGGTAGACACGCTCCTTGAGCAGGAGATGGTTGTTGCAGCAATCTGCGGGGCTACCCTCGGCCTGGCCAATGCCGGGCTGCTTGACAACCGGCCCCACACCAGCAATGATCCCGAAGTGCTCAAAATGTTCTGCCCCGGATACAAAGGAGAGCAATTTTACCGGACAGAGCCTACAGTGACAGACGGGAACCTTATCACGGCAAGCGGGCTTGCACCGGTTGAATTTGCCTGCAGCATATTCAGGAAACTGGATGTCATGAATCCCGCAACCCTCGACGCATGGTACGGGCTCTTTACGTTAAGGAAACCGGAATTTTTCTATGCCCTCATGGCATCCCTGCCTTCTCAATAA
- a CDS encoding radical SAM/SPASM domain-containing protein, protein MRHRPPLQGHPPSPALISWNITLRCPLKCAHCYADAGEQEAEGALTTEEAFRVLDQIAAAGRPVVILSGGEPLMREDIFEIARHGTDRGLIMAMGTSGYLLDRTTAHRLAGAGIRSVAVSLDSADPATHDAFRGVPGVWERAVAAIGHCREEGIGVRINMTVTRPALDDVDGVLALGRSLGVHDYQIFFPVETGRGSGPGSPHAYEALIREILLRYRDSGLRIRPTCAPQFRRIAEEAGIENPGWSRGCLAGITYCRIYATGEVTPCPYLPVSAGTLCTTPFAEIWQTSPLFQALRDPDRLTGKCGRCGYKSVCGGCRARAYRGEAAVPARWCDGLLRPDDPDGEVCGEDPWCPYDPSLDLALLDALQDDLPLVPRPWAGIAASLGTTEADLLERMQRLQAAGVLRSISPVLESRRFGITAATLIALRVPEDRVREVAAIVSAYPEVSHNFRRDHPYSLWFTLAAPTEERLHAVLAEILDRTGIPEGDMLNLPTVRAHKIDVRFPLLQEDARGPD, encoded by the coding sequence ATCCGACACAGACCCCCCCTCCAGGGTCACCCCCCCTCCCCGGCCCTGATCTCCTGGAACATCACCCTCCGCTGCCCCCTCAAATGCGCCCACTGCTACGCCGACGCCGGCGAGCAGGAGGCCGAGGGCGCCCTCACCACCGAAGAAGCCTTCCGCGTCCTCGACCAGATCGCCGCCGCCGGGCGCCCGGTCGTCATCCTGAGCGGCGGCGAGCCCCTGATGCGGGAGGACATCTTCGAGATCGCCCGCCACGGCACCGACCGTGGCCTCATCATGGCCATGGGCACGAGCGGCTACCTCCTCGACCGGACGACAGCGCACCGCCTCGCCGGGGCCGGGATCAGGTCGGTCGCCGTCAGCCTCGACTCCGCCGACCCGGCGACGCACGACGCCTTCCGCGGCGTTCCCGGCGTCTGGGAACGGGCGGTTGCGGCGATCGGGCACTGCCGGGAGGAAGGGATCGGCGTGCGGATCAACATGACCGTCACCCGCCCGGCCCTGGACGACGTGGACGGCGTCCTCGCCCTCGGCCGGTCCCTGGGCGTGCACGACTACCAGATCTTCTTTCCCGTGGAGACCGGCCGGGGCAGCGGCCCGGGCAGCCCCCATGCATACGAGGCCCTGATCAGGGAGATCCTCCTCCGTTACCGGGACAGCGGCCTCCGTATCCGCCCGACCTGCGCCCCCCAGTTCCGCCGCATCGCCGAAGAGGCCGGGATCGAGAACCCCGGCTGGAGCCGCGGCTGCCTGGCCGGCATCACCTACTGCCGGATCTACGCCACCGGCGAGGTCACCCCCTGCCCCTACCTCCCGGTGAGCGCCGGCACCCTCTGCACCACCCCCTTCGCCGAGATCTGGCAGACCTCCCCCCTCTTCCAGGCCCTCCGCGACCCAGACCGCCTCACCGGAAAATGCGGGCGGTGCGGGTATAAATCGGTCTGCGGCGGCTGCCGGGCGCGGGCGTACCGCGGCGAGGCCGCCGTCCCTGCCAGATGGTGCGACGGCCTCCTCCGCCCGGACGACCCCGACGGCGAGGTCTGCGGCGAAGACCCCTGGTGCCCGTACGACCCATCCCTCGACCTCGCCCTCCTCGACGCCCTCCAGGACGACCTCCCCCTCGTCCCCCGCCCCTGGGCCGGGATCGCCGCCTCCCTCGGGACCACCGAAGCCGACCTCCTGGAGAGGATGCAGCGGCTCCAGGCCGCAGGCGTCCTCCGCAGCATCTCGCCGGTCCTCGAGTCCAGGCGGTTCGGCATCACCGCCGCCACCCTCATCGCCCTCCGCGTCCCCGAGGACCGCGTCCGCGAGGTGGCGGCGATCGTCAGCGCCTACCCCGAGGTCTCGCACAACTTCAGGCGTGACCACCCCTACTCCCTCTGGTTCACCCTCGCCGCCCCGACCGAAGAACGGCTCCATGCCGTCCTCGCCGAGATCCTGGACCGCACCGGCATCCCTGAGGGCGATATGCTCAACCTCCCCACCGTCCGGGCCCACAAGATCGATGTCCGCTTCCCGCTGCTCCAGGAGGACGCCCGTGGACCAGACTGA